A window of Bradyrhizobium sp. AZCC 1719 genomic DNA:
GACGTTGTCGACGCGGCCGTAGAGCTGGAACGTTTTGTTGATCTGATACGAGGCGTGCAGGTTGAAAACGGAATAGCCCGGCAGCCTCGGCGTCTGATTGGATTCGTCACCGACAAAATACTGACTGCCGACGAACAGCGCGTCGCCGCCGATCTTGAAGGCATCAGTTACCGAATAATCGATGCCAACCTTGAACCGGTTGCGGGGTATCGCCGGAATTCGATTGCCTGGCAGGACCTGGATTAGGTCGTCAACGGCGAGCGGGCTGTTGGAGGTGAGCGTCAGGGGGTCGAGGAAGCGCGCATCCACGAGGGCATAGCTGGCATAAAGTTGCAGCGTCTTCGACGTCAGATTGACCTGGGCCTCGATACCCTGGCGGCGCGTCCGGCCGACGTTCTGGAAATAACCAAATCCCTGCAACTCCGGGCTTGGGATCGCCAGGATGTCATCGGCATTGGTTGCGCGGAACGCGCCGACCTTCCACCCGAGCGTTCCGATATTCAGCTCCTGCGTTCCGCGGAAACCTGCCTCTATGGTGCGGGAGACGACCTGTTTCAGCGGCGGGTCCGCAATCAGGAATGCCGCAGCGATACAGGGGCGCAGAGGGTCGGCGCATGCGAGTTCCAGCGGCGTCGGTGCGCGATTAGCTTCGGAATATCCCGCATAGGCCGTCAAGCCCGGGGTGATCTTGTAGGTGCCGCCGATCATCGGATTGAAGCGACTGAATGTGTGATTGCCGTTGAGGTCGGTGCCAATCAGATCCTGAAGGACGATGTTTGCATAGTTGAACCGGCCGCCGCCCGAGATAGAGAACGCGTCCGTCACGTCGAATGTGTCGAGCGCATAGAGGCCGGTGTACCGGTTGGTGGCGCGGAGCGAGACCGGGCCGATGGATACAGGCTCGCCAGACCGCCCGAGAAATATGCCGCTGCCGCTGACGACGTAGTTTGAGTCGATCGTGCCCAGTTCCGCGCTGGCTCCGAAGCGGGTAACGCCGGAGTCGAAACTGGCGCCAACCATGAACTGGTTGTTATGTCCGAACAACTGGTCGGTGTTGGTTGCCTGCAGGGTCGCGCCAGTCGTCGTCGAACGGGTAGTCGTCCGGTCGATCTGCCCCAGCACCGCGGTGTCTGGGAACGGATTTACGATCGGCACTCCGTTGACGCCATTTGCAAACGAGGTGTCGTCGTTGAAGCAAAGCAAGGTGTCGTTGGGGTCCGCACATGGCTCCGTCTCGGTCGGGTTTCCGTCCACCGTCTTCTGCCGGAATGCCCGGACGCGCGCCGAGCCTTCGATCGTCCAGGTCGGCGTCACCTCGACCTTTCCGGTCAGATTGGCGTAGGCAACGCGGTTGTCGTGGGTCTGCGGCGTCGTATAAGTCGCCCCCCAATATTTCTGGAGCAGTTCGACCGGAACAGCCGCCGCCGCGCCGAAATTGTTCTTCGCGACGCCCACGTTGAGGTGAAATTCGCTGCTGTCGGTCCGGTAGCCGACGTCGCCGTAAAATCGGCGAATCGCCGACTCCGAAAAATTGCGATAGCCATTGTCACGCACGCCTTCGAGCGCGCCATAGACGGAAAAATTGTCGATCTGCTTGCCATACTGTGCCGAGCTCTGGATCCGTCCGAAAGATCCACCCATCGTATTGATTTCAGCGCCTTGATAGTTGAAACCATCCTTCATCAGTACGTTGACAGCTCCGCCAAGCGCGTTGAGGCCGAACGCGGGGTTGTTGGTTACGACGGTGACCGATCTGATTGCGGCGGTCGGGATCAAGTCCCAATGGACGGTGTCGCCGAACGCTTCGTTGATACGCATCCCGTTCTGGTAAACCGCCAGTCCCTGGGGAGTCCCTGAGACCGGAGATGCAACGAACCCTCGAAATTGTACGTCAGGCATGAAGGGATTTCCGGTCGTATCACTGAGGACGATACCCGGCACCTGTTGCTGCAATGCGTCCGCGATGTTCGGTGAGCCGGTGCGCGCGATTTGCCCCGCACCAACGGCATTGATCGCTGCCGGCACCTTATCGACATCCATTCCCGATCGCGCCGTCGGCGTAGGCGCGGTCGGGTAAACATAGACCCTGCGCACATTTCGGGTGGCTCGAGGTGCGGTACTGCCGCGGGCTGGTCTGGCCGCTGGTCTGGCTGATGTCGGCGGGGCGACTACCTCGATGGCGGGCAAGACCTCGCTCTCGCCAGATGCGGTTTGGGCCTCAGCACGGTCGATCCCGGGAACCAGGCATAGTGAGATTGTCCCGATCACCAGTACGCGTACGCCCATGTCCCCACCCCACTGCATTCCGGCACATTGGCGATGCCGGTTCGATGCGGACGATACTAGTGAGAAGACATCGACACGCGCTAGCCGCAAAAGGTCGGGCTTCCCAGATGTCCTCATTCCCGAAGAAACCGGGAAAAATTCCCGCCCATCTTCGCCGCCTCAGTGCGATCCGTGGGGAACGACCGCCTCTACCGTGAGGCCCCCGTTGCCGGAGACGACATTCAGCGTACCGCCCAGCGCCAGTATTCTCTCGCGCATGCCGATCAAGCCGAAACCGAGCTTGTGATCCGGCGCCAAACCGCGGCCGTTGTCGCTGACGCGCACCAAGGCGCAGGCGCGACTTCCATGCATTCCTGCAGCGTGTTCCACCGTGACGCTGACGGCGGTCGCCTCAGCGTGGCGGAAGGCGTTCGTCAGGGCTTCCTGGACGGTACGATAGATCGTTAAGTCCGCGACTTCTCCGGTCTCGCCCGGCGCGCATGCAATGTTCGCCTCAATGGCAACGTCGGGACGGGACTCACGCCACAAACGCAAGAGCACGCCGAGTGCCTCGCGAAGTCCAAGCTCTGCAAGTCCAACAGGCCGCAGCTTTTCCAGTATCCTGCGGTTGAATTGCTGGAGCGCGTTGATCTGCTCCATGATTGCGGTGCCATGCTTGCGCAACGCATCCGCGCTCGGCGCGCGCCCGTCTTCCGCTAGCCGCATCAGGGCGCCGGCGTGGGCACGCAGCGTAAAGAGATAGGGCCCAAACTCATCATGCAGCTCGCGCGCAATTTCCTTGCGTTCCATATCCTGCAGCGAGACCGTCCGCTCGGCGAGCCGCCGCTTGTCCTCGATGGCTTCGCCAAGGGCACCCGCGAGGTGATTCAGCTTGGCGCAGATTGCCGCCAGTTCGGGCGTGCCGCCGGGCTCGACGCGTGATCCATAGTGCCCGGCCTCGATGTTTGCCATGGTCTGCGAAAGCGCCTGCAGCGGCGTCAGCGCGCGGTCGACCACAACTATCGTAACCAGAAAGAGCGCGATGGCGAGCGCGGAACTAACTGCTAGCTGGGTAACGATTCCGTCCCAGATTTCGGCCATTTCGTCGTTCGGATGCGAGGTGATCAGGAGCGACTGCGGCTTTCCGTGGATCGTGATCGGTACGCTTACGGTCGTCGTTTCGGGATGCACGAGCGCGATAAACCATGCCGGCGGAGATCGTTCGTCGCCGCCATCGCCCGAGTGCTCGGCCACGGTTGCATCGCCCTGCCGCGTGATACTGACGTGACGGAGCCTGCTGAGGTCGTGGACGATCTGGTTCAGCCGCGCTTCCGGATCTGCCGCCTCATTCAGGCCGGGAACGATCGTCTCCACGAATTCGCGCGCCAGCCGGATGACGCTTTGATCTTCGGCCCGGACACGGGGCGCCGCTTCGACCACCAGCCGCGCGATATTGATGGCCAGGCCAAGCGTGAGCCCCAGCGCCAGCAGCAAATTGATCCGCCCGCGCAACGATAATTTCTGCCACATGACGTCTGCCCCAATCGCGTCGCAATCTGTTCCTCGTCGAGAGGACCGTTGACAGTCGAAAAACCGACGATCAGATTGAAGCGTACAGCAATCCTGTCGGCGTTGCATGATCGGCCTTGCGCCGAGGCCAGCGCAGCCTGACGCGATGCAGCAACGCGACCGAAGCAGATATCGGGGATCGATGCCATGCGAGTACTGATCGTCGACGATCACCCTATCGTTGCTTCGGGCTGCCGCACCGTATTTGCGGACGAACCGGAGGTCGTGCTGCTGGAGGCCGCCGACGCGGAGAGCGGCGAACGCGTATTCGTCGCCGAACGCCCCGACATCTGCGTGATCGATATCAACCTTCCGACCGTCTCGGGGTTTGAACTGGCGCGGCGCATTCTTGCGCGCACTGCGTCGGCACGAATCATCATGTTCAGCATGAACGACGATCCGGTCTTCGCCGCACGCGCCATCGAGATAGGCGCCAAGGGCTATGTCGCGAAGACGGGCGATCCGCAGGATCTGGTCGAGGCCATCCGTGAAGTCGGCAAGGGCGGAGTGTATCTGCCCTCCGCGATCGCGCGAAGCATCGCATTCGCCGGACCCGCTTTCGCTCGCAGCCCGCTTGCAAAACTGACCTCGCGGGAGATGGAGATCCTGCGCCTGCTCAGCGCGGGCAAGAGTCTTTCCGAGATCGCGTGGCTGGTTCATTCCTCGTACAAAACAGTTGCCAACACATCCTCGATCATGCGCCAAAAGCTCGGCGTGCGAACTTCCGCAGAACTGGTGCGGCTGGCAATCGAAAGTGGCATTGGCGTAAGCGTGCCGCACGGCGCCGGAGTAGCAAGGCTATGAGCATGCAGACAGTTTCACTGAACAAGGCATATGGCGGAACGCAAGGCGTCTACCGGCACGCCAGCCGCGAAACGCGAACCGACATGACCTTCTCGGTGTATGTGCCCCCGCACGCCGCCGGCACCAGGCTGCCGGTCGTCTGGTATCTCTCAGGCCTGACCTGCACCCACGCCAACGTGACGGAAAAGGGTGAATTCCGCAGCGCCTGCGCCGAACTCGGCCTGGTCTTCGTCGCGCCCGACACCAGTCCGCGTGGCGAAGGCGTGCCGGGCGATCCTGCCAATGCCTACGATTTCGGGCTTGGCGCCGGCTTCTATGTCGATGCGACGCAGGAGCCGTTCGCCCGCAATTACCGCATGTGGAGCTATATCACGGAGGAACTGGCCAAACTGGTCGCCGAAAACTTTCCTGTCGACGCAAGCCGGCAATCCATTCTTGGCCATTCCATGGGCGGCCACGGCGCACTGACGATCGCGCTGCGCCATCCCGGCCGCTACCGCGCTGCCAGTGCCTTTGCGCCGATTGTCGCTCCCTCGCAGGTGCCATGGGGCATCAAGGCGCTCGGCGGTTATCTCGGCAGCGACCGGCAAGCATGGCGCAAGCACGATGCGGTAGCCCTGATTGAGGACGGCGCCAGATTACCCGATCTGCTGGTCGACTATGGCGATGCCGACCAGTTTCTGACCGAACAGCTCCGCCCGGAGCTGCTGCAAGGCACCTGCGAGAGAGCCAAAATCCCCCTCACCTTGCGCCGACAGCCCGGCTACGACCACAGCTACTACTTCATCTCCTCGTTCATGGCCGATCATCTGCGTTGGCACGCTGCGCGCATGAAGGGCTGAAACGACACGAAGTCGGCGCAACAGAATTGAGTTGCAAGCCCATACAATTCGGTCATGGTTCAAACTAAAGGTCTTCCATACCAAGTCGAGAAGACCTGTCAGGGAGAAGCCATGATCCGATGCCTGGTCGCTGCGATCGGCTTGAGCATTGCAGCTACCTCCGTGCTCGCTGCCGCCCCTATCGAGATCGGCGTCGGCTATCTTGGCCGCGCCGGCATCAAGGCGAAATTGTCCCTCGTCGAACTGCCGGCGGAGAACGACGGGCTTGCCGGCGCACGCCTTGCCATCGAGGACAACAACACCACGGGCAAGTTCCTCAATCAGCGGTTCACGCTGGAAGAGGTCCGTCTCAAGGACGACGAGGACGTCGCGAAGGCGGCGGCGGCGCTTGCCGAGCGCACCGGCTTCATCATTGCCGACCTTCCGGCAGACGACCTGCTGAAGGCCGCCAACGCGCTTCGCGAACGTGGGACGTTGCTATTGAACGCCGGAGCGATCGACGATCGCCTGCGCGAGCAGGATTGCCGCGGCAACGTGATCCATGTCGCGCCCACTCGCTCGATGCTTGCGGATGCGCTCGCGCAATATCTGGTGTGGAAGCAATGGAAGCGCTGGTTGCTCGTGGTCGGCTCGCATGACCAGGACAAGCTCTACGCCGACGCACTGCGGCGCGCGGCCACGCGCTTTGGCGTCAAGATCGTTCAGGAGCGAACCTTTGAAGATACGGGCGGCGCGCGCCGCACAGACAGTGGCGTCACCCTGATCCAGCGGCAAATTCCGGTATTCACCCAGCAAGCACCGGCCTATGACGTCCTCGTGGCAGCCGACGAAAGCGAGGTGTTCGCGTCCTACCTGCCCTACCGCACCTGGGATCCGCGCCCGGTTGCCGGCTCGGCGGGTCTCGTTCCGACCAGTTGGCACGCCGCGCAGGATCAGTGGGGCGCGATCCAGATTCAGAACCGATTTGCCAAACTGAACTCGCGACACATGACCGCATTGGACATGCAGGCCTGGACGGCAGCACGCATGATCGGTGAAGCTGCGTCGCGCACGAAGTCCGGCGACCCAAAGGCGGTGTCGGATTTTCTTAGAGGGAAAGACTTTTCCGTTGCTGCGTTCAAAGGCCGGCGGTTGACGCTGCGGGACTGGAATTTGCAGCTTCGCCAGCCGATTCTGCTGGTCGATGGACGCATGGTGGTCTCGGTTTCGCCGCAGGAGGGTTTCCTGCATCAGGTGTCGGAGCTCGACACGCTTGGCGCCGATCGACCGGAAACCAAATGCAAGCTGAATTGAAGGAGGATGGATTGCATATGTGGCGTCATTGCCTGCTTTTCGGGGTGGCTGCATGGCTCGCGGCGGCGACGCCCGCATCGGCCTTCATCGCCTATGTGTCCAACGAGAAGAGCAACACCGTATCGGTGATCGATACGAACAGTTGGACCGTCATCAAGACCATCAAGGTCGGCCAGCGGCCACGCGGCATCGAGTTCACCAGGGACGGCAAGTTTGTGTTCGTCGCGGTCGGCGACGACGACAGCATTCAGGTCATCGACGTCGCGAAGCAGGAGGTCGTCGATTCCCTACCCTCCGGCCCGGATCCCGAGCTGTTCGCCTTGGATGCAGACGGCAAGATCCTTTACGTCGCTAACGAAAACGACAACACGGTAACCATCATCGACGTCGAGAAGCGCGCCCGTCTCGGCGAAATCCAGGTCGGCGTCGAGCCGGAAGGCATGGCCATCAGCCCGGACGGCAAAATCCTGATCAATACGTCCGAGACGACCAACATGGCGCATTTCATCGACACCACGACGCGCGAGATCGTCGCCAACGTTCTGGTCGATGCGCGCCCGCGCTTCGCCGAGTTCAAACGTGACAATTCCGAGGTGTGGGTA
This region includes:
- a CDS encoding response regulator transcription factor, with amino-acid sequence MRVLIVDDHPIVASGCRTVFADEPEVVLLEAADAESGERVFVAERPDICVIDINLPTVSGFELARRILARTASARIIMFSMNDDPVFAARAIEIGAKGYVAKTGDPQDLVEAIREVGKGGVYLPSAIARSIAFAGPAFARSPLAKLTSREMEILRLLSAGKSLSEIAWLVHSSYKTVANTSSIMRQKLGVRTSAELVRLAIESGIGVSVPHGAGVARL
- a CDS encoding TonB-dependent receptor, which produces MQWGGDMGVRVLVIGTISLCLVPGIDRAEAQTASGESEVLPAIEVVAPPTSARPAARPARGSTAPRATRNVRRVYVYPTAPTPTARSGMDVDKVPAAINAVGAGQIARTGSPNIADALQQQVPGIVLSDTTGNPFMPDVQFRGFVASPVSGTPQGLAVYQNGMRINEAFGDTVHWDLIPTAAIRSVTVVTNNPAFGLNALGGAVNVLMKDGFNYQGAEINTMGGSFGRIQSSAQYGKQIDNFSVYGALEGVRDNGYRNFSESAIRRFYGDVGYRTDSSEFHLNVGVAKNNFGAAAAVPVELLQKYWGATYTTPQTHDNRVAYANLTGKVEVTPTWTIEGSARVRAFRQKTVDGNPTETEPCADPNDTLLCFNDDTSFANGVNGVPIVNPFPDTAVLGQIDRTTTRSTTTGATLQATNTDQLFGHNNQFMVGASFDSGVTRFGASAELGTIDSNYVVSGSGIFLGRSGEPVSIGPVSLRATNRYTGLYALDTFDVTDAFSISGGGRFNYANIVLQDLIGTDLNGNHTFSRFNPMIGGTYKITPGLTAYAGYSEANRAPTPLELACADPLRPCIAAAFLIADPPLKQVVSRTIEAGFRGTQELNIGTLGWKVGAFRATNADDILAIPSPELQGFGYFQNVGRTRRQGIEAQVNLTSKTLQLYASYALVDARFLDPLTLTSNSPLAVDDLIQVLPGNRIPAIPRNRFKVGIDYSVTDAFKIGGDALFVGSQYFVGDESNQTPRLPGYSVFNLHASYQINKTFQLYGRVDNVFDNRYAVYGTFFEKDDIPNFTNGGLEFTDARSVSPARPRAFYAGLKATF
- a CDS encoding ABC transporter substrate-binding protein, with amino-acid sequence MIRCLVAAIGLSIAATSVLAAAPIEIGVGYLGRAGIKAKLSLVELPAENDGLAGARLAIEDNNTTGKFLNQRFTLEEVRLKDDEDVAKAAAALAERTGFIIADLPADDLLKAANALRERGTLLLNAGAIDDRLREQDCRGNVIHVAPTRSMLADALAQYLVWKQWKRWLLVVGSHDQDKLYADALRRAATRFGVKIVQERTFEDTGGARRTDSGVTLIQRQIPVFTQQAPAYDVLVAADESEVFASYLPYRTWDPRPVAGSAGLVPTSWHAAQDQWGAIQIQNRFAKLNSRHMTALDMQAWTAARMIGEAASRTKSGDPKAVSDFLRGKDFSVAAFKGRRLTLRDWNLQLRQPILLVDGRMVVSVSPQEGFLHQVSELDTLGADRPETKCKLN
- a CDS encoding YVTN family beta-propeller repeat protein, which translates into the protein MQAELKEDGLHMWRHCLLFGVAAWLAAATPASAFIAYVSNEKSNTVSVIDTNSWTVIKTIKVGQRPRGIEFTRDGKFVFVAVGDDDSIQVIDVAKQEVVDSLPSGPDPELFALDADGKILYVANENDNTVTIIDVEKRARLGEIQVGVEPEGMAISPDGKILINTSETTNMAHFIDTTTREIVANVLVDARPRFAEFKRDNSEVWVSSEIGGTVSVIDPAKREVTKKISFEIPGLRSEAIQPVGIGMTKDGKTAFVALGPANRVAVVDAVSHKVTKYLLVGQRVWHMAFTPDEKYLLTTNGVSNDVSVIDVAAQKVIKTIQVGELPWGMTIAQP
- the fghA gene encoding S-formylglutathione hydrolase — its product is MSMQTVSLNKAYGGTQGVYRHASRETRTDMTFSVYVPPHAAGTRLPVVWYLSGLTCTHANVTEKGEFRSACAELGLVFVAPDTSPRGEGVPGDPANAYDFGLGAGFYVDATQEPFARNYRMWSYITEELAKLVAENFPVDASRQSILGHSMGGHGALTIALRHPGRYRAASAFAPIVAPSQVPWGIKALGGYLGSDRQAWRKHDAVALIEDGARLPDLLVDYGDADQFLTEQLRPELLQGTCERAKIPLTLRRQPGYDHSYYFISSFMADHLRWHAARMKG
- a CDS encoding histidine kinase; the encoded protein is MWQKLSLRGRINLLLALGLTLGLAINIARLVVEAAPRVRAEDQSVIRLAREFVETIVPGLNEAADPEARLNQIVHDLSRLRHVSITRQGDATVAEHSGDGGDERSPPAWFIALVHPETTTVSVPITIHGKPQSLLITSHPNDEMAEIWDGIVTQLAVSSALAIALFLVTIVVVDRALTPLQALSQTMANIEAGHYGSRVEPGGTPELAAICAKLNHLAGALGEAIEDKRRLAERTVSLQDMERKEIARELHDEFGPYLFTLRAHAGALMRLAEDGRAPSADALRKHGTAIMEQINALQQFNRRILEKLRPVGLAELGLREALGVLLRLWRESRPDVAIEANIACAPGETGEVADLTIYRTVQEALTNAFRHAEATAVSVTVEHAAGMHGSRACALVRVSDNGRGLAPDHKLGFGLIGMRERILALGGTLNVVSGNGGLTVEAVVPHGSH